In one Perca fluviatilis chromosome 7, GENO_Pfluv_1.0, whole genome shotgun sequence genomic region, the following are encoded:
- the rad54b gene encoding DNA repair and recombination protein RAD54B: protein MRRSGAPSQLLGNAVKKPRFMPPGASSSSYLMPESKPLSPKLGLGNALEKVQKSLAAPAPSKTAQPAPALSRALARVLSAAESKENEEREHANTGSDEYTEDHRPAGANGSGSSQTPQPRVGSVCVSGAAGSDSGCSQDGVRYFSVMWCKASKKKHKRWEGDAVLVTRGRTATLKDMESKDIGKGSGYKVSELASLSEGESLMVGGKEVEVMGVISAEDFARGRCFQEVQVEKEEPHTKSAPPPCRRLTSKPFCSPTLLGRPDHSASKPEEEQTCRPRHDPLAPGALVMPRPSANHQWSYNKSGLPVVDVVVDPYLTAQLRPHQRDGLLFLYECVMGLRAVGRYGAILADEMGLGKTLQSVALSWTLLKQGPYGGKPVAKRVLVVTPGSLVHNWGAEFNKWLGRERISVFTLDQDHRIEQFVLSPLHSILVISYEMLLRSLEQVQKVEFGLIICDEGHRLKNSSIKTSSAISSLSCDRRVILTGTPVQNDLQEFYAIIDFVNPGILGSSTAYRKVYEEPILHSRQPSCTEEERVLGEERAAELSRLTGMFILRRTQEIINRYLPPRLDWTLFCHPSPLQRELYKHLLCHRVFRACLQSSTQTHTHLACITALKKLCNHPGLLHGTAKEKADCGSVENSLYEGLVELFPESYSSGGFNTADSGKLLVLSDLLTSIRQFSPSDRVVVVSNYTQTLDLLQDLCVHMSYTFCRLDGQTPTSQRQRLVDAFNSPYSQDFLFLLSSKAGGVGLNLVGASHLVLYDIDWNPANDIQAMARVWRDGQKKTVHIYRLLTAGTIEERIFQRQVSKQGLSGTVVDLGKRAEHSSFSTSELRDLFSLTDTLSLTHDLLNCSCSMDGSVQAVVEEDEQVSERPCQLGRQGDRGGAQQKHLSMSELMQWRHFSGDTHTFSDPYLDHSRNHITFAFQTTMSHTAL from the exons ATGCGACGCTCAGGAGCTCCCAGCCAGCTCTTGGGTAATGCTGTGAAAAAGCCCCGGTTTATGCCACCTGGAGCTAGTTCTAGTTCATATCTTATGCCTGAATCCAAGCCCCTTTCCCCTAAACTTGGTTTAGGAAATGCACTGGAAAAG GTCCAGAAAAGTCTAGCAGCACCAGCTCCGAGTAAAACTGCCCAGCCTGCTCCAGCCTTGTCAAGGGCTCTGGCTCGTGTTCTTAGTGCAGCGGAAAGTAAGGAAAATGAGGAAAGAGAACATGCTAACACTGGTTCGGATGAGTACACAGAAGACCACAGACCAGCAG GAGCGAATGGGTCCGGGTCTTCTCAAACCCCTCAGCCTCGTGTGGGGTCAGTCTGTGTTTCTGGAGCTGCAGGATCAGACTCTGGCTGCAGTCAGGATGGAGTGCGTTACTTCAGTGTGATGTGGTGTAAAGCCAGTAAGAAGAAACACAAGCGCTGGGAGGGCGATGCGGTCCTGGTTACAAGAGGACGCACAGCCACACTGAAAGATATGGAGAGCAAGGACATTGGAAAGG GAAGTGGCTACAAGGTGTCCGAGCTGGCCTCCCTGTCCGAGGGTGAGAGCCTGATGGTCGGAGGGAAGGAGGTGGAGGTGATGGGGGTCATTTCTGCTGAGGACTTCGCCAGGGGACGTTGTTTCCAAGAGGTCCAGGTAGAGAAAGAGGAGCCACACACAAAGTCAGCTCCACCTCCCTGTCGTCGCTTGACATCCAAACCTTTCTGCTCCCCAACACTGTTGGGCCGACCAGATCATTCAGCATCCAAACCAGAGGAGGAACAAACCTGCAGGCCTCGTCATGATCCACTGGCTCCAG GTGCACTGGTGATGCCTCGTCCTTCTGCTAACCACCAGTGGTCTTATAACAAGTCAGGGCTTCCTGtggttgatgttgttgttgacCCGTACCTGACTGCTCAGCTGCGACCGCACCAGAGAGACGGTCTGCTCTTTCTCTACGAGTGTGTCATGGGCTTGAG AGCTGTGGGTCGCTATGGGGCTATCCTGGCTGACGAGATGGGTCTGGGGAAGACCCTGCAGAGCGTGGCACTGTCCTGGACGTTGCTTAAACAAGGACCTTACGGTGGGAAACCAGTTGCTAAGCGTGTCCTTGTGGTCACTCCAGGCAGCCTGGTGCACAACTGGGGTGCAGAGTTTAACAAGTGGCTGGGCCGTGAGAGGATCAGCGTTTTCACTTTGGATCAG GACCACAGGATAGAGCAGTTTGTGTTATCCCCTCTGCACAGCATTCTTGTGATCAGCTATGAAATGCTGCTGCGCTCCCTGGAGCAG GTACAGAAAGTGGAGTTTGGTCTTATCATTTGCGATGAGGGCCACAGGTTAAAGAACAGCAGCATCAAAACGTCCTCAGCCATCAGCAGCCTGAGTTGTGATCGCAGAGTCATACTAACAG GCACCCCAGTACAGAACGACCTGCAGGAGTTCTATGCTATTATAGACTTTGTTAACCCGGGGATTCTCGGGTCATCCACTGCATATAGGAAAGTATATGAGGAGCCGATTCTACACTCCAGACAGCCCTCCTGCACAGAG GAGGAGAGAGTTTTGGGAGAGGAGCGGGCAGCAGAGCTCTCTCGCCTGACTGGCATGTTCATCCTGAGACGGACACAGGAGATCATCAACCGCTACCTGCCACCGCGTCTCGACTGGACGTTGTTCTGCCACCCGTCCCCTCTGCAGCGAGAGCTGTACAAGCATCTCCTCTGCCACAGAGTCTTCAGAGCCTGCCTTCAGAGCtccacacaaactcacacacacctggcctGCATCACTGCACTGAAGAAGCTCTGTAACCACCCCGGTCTGCTCCACGGCACTGCCAAG gAAAAAGCAGACTGTGGTTCAGTGGAGAACTCTTTATATGAGGGCCTGGTTGAGCTCTTCCCAGAATCCTACTCTTCAGGTGGCTTCAACACCGCTGACTCTGGAAAACTTCTGGTTCTGTCGGACTTGCTAACCTCTATCAGACAATTCAGCCCTTCagacag GGTGGTCGTAGTGTCCAACTATACTCAGACTCTTGACTTGCTCCAGGACTTGTGCGTACACATGAGCTACACCTTCTGCCGACTTGATGGGCAAACCCCCACCAGCCAGAGACAGCGTCTGGTTGACGCTTTTAACAGTCCCTACTCCCAGGACTTCTTGTTTCTGCTAAGCTCCAAAGCAGGTGGTGTGGGGCTTAATCTGGTGGGTGCTTCCCACCTGGTGCTGTATGATATTGACTGGAACCCTGCCAATGACATTcag GCCATGGCTCGAGTGTGGAGAGATGGACAGAAGAAGACAGTGCACATCTATCGTCTTCTCACTGCAg GCACTATTGAGGAGCGCATATTTCAGAGACAGGTGTCCAAACAGGGGCTTTCTGGGACAGTGGTTGACCTGGGCAAAAGGGCGGAGCACAGCAGCTTCTCCACCAGTGAACTGCGAGATCTTTTTAGCCTGACAGACACGCTCTCTCTAACACATGACCTGCTGAACTGCAGCTGCAGCATGGACGGCTCAGTCCAGG CTGTCGTAGAGGAAGACGAGCAGGTTTCTGAAAGGCCGTGCCAGCTAGGTCGTCAAGGTGACCGTGGAGGGGCGCAGCAGAAGCATCTCAGCATGTCCGAGCTGATGCAGTGGAGACATTTCTCTggtgacacacacaccttctcagATCCTTACCTCGATCACTCACGCAACCACATCACCTTTGCCTTTCAGACCACCATGTCTCACACAGCTCtgtaa
- the rnf41l gene encoding RING finger protein 151 isoform X1 produces MSPELPACVLNPGCQGYLSMETHSQRMGYDLERFVGYVNEGLLCCVCRDVLERPLQAPCEHAYCSACISSWLVHHHSCPEDRLPLDLGSLKPLYRYMRNDLNRLQIRCVNAGQGCEVVCCLENLHTHEDECEFAFISCSNTGCPVQVERRGLEAHLSECNFRSRECPNGCGHTLLSIDQSQHNCVAEELRTEVEMLRAEMLCKVEEVKREMESRLDSQRRHMVQKESQLKNDVEELKDQLSRVVCDMRALLGAERLRRQELAEAELEKRELLELLRDLQPTRSQHPVEQASSDQHQGAQQQTSGWELTRHQQREASLHASRLSLHSAQAINISGPPLSPQLGEGTRKGGTRSLTLDCIKRKSREVTVI; encoded by the exons ATGAGTCCAGAG CTGCCTGCCTGTGTCCTGAACCCTGGTTGTCAGGGATACCTCTCCATGGAGACACACTCCCAAAG GATGGGCTATGATCTGGAGAGGtttgtgggctatgtgaatgaGGGtcttctgtgctgtgtgtgtcgaGACGTGTTGGAGCGCCCCCTCCAGGCGCCCTGCGAACATGCCTACTGCAGCGCCTGCATCAGCAGCTGGCTGGTCCATCATCACTCCTGTCCCGAGGACAGACTCCCACTGGATTTGGGCAGTCTCAAACCACTGTACAG GTACATGCGTAATGACCTGAACCGCCTGCAGATACGTTGTGTGAATGCAGGGCAGGGTTGTGAGGTGGTCTGCTGCCTGGAGAACCTGCACACACATGAGGATGAGTGCGAGTTTGCCTTCATTTCCTGCTCTAACACAG GTTGTCCTGTGCAGGTAGAGAGGCGGGGTTTGGAGGCTCATCTGTCGGAATGTAACTTCCGCAGCAGGGAGTGTCCCAACGGCTGTGGCCACACCCTTCTCTCCATCGACCAATCACAGCATAACTGTGTAGCAGAGGAGCTGCGCACAGAAGTGGAGATGCTCAG GGCAGAGATGCTGTGTaaggtggaggaggtgaaacgAGAGATGGAGTCTCGGTTGGATTCACAGAGGAGACACATGGTGCAGAAAGAGTCGCAACTGAAGAACGACGTGGAGGAGCTCAAG GATCAGTTGTCCCGTGTGGTGTGTGACATGCGAGCCCTGTTAGGAGCAGAGCGTCTGAGAAGACAGGAGCTGGCAGAAGCAGAGCTGGAGAAGAGGGAGCTGTTGGAGCTCCTCAGAGATCTGCAGCCAACCAGGAGCCAGCATCCTGTCGAACAGGCATCCAGTGACCAGCATCAGGGAGCCCAGCAGCAAACATCTGGATGGGAGCTGACAAGACACCAGCAGAGGGAAGCATCTTTACACGCCTCCAGACTGTCACTACATTCAGCTCAGGCCATAAATATATCAGGACCACCTCTATCACCTCAGCTGGGAGAGGGGACGCGCAAGGGTGGTACCAGGAGCCTGACTCTAGACTGCATCAAGAGGAAGAGCCGGGAGGTGACGGTCATCTGA
- the rnf41l gene encoding RING finger protein 151 isoform X2 yields METHSQRMGYDLERFVGYVNEGLLCCVCRDVLERPLQAPCEHAYCSACISSWLVHHHSCPEDRLPLDLGSLKPLYRYMRNDLNRLQIRCVNAGQGCEVVCCLENLHTHEDECEFAFISCSNTGCPVQVERRGLEAHLSECNFRSRECPNGCGHTLLSIDQSQHNCVAEELRTEVEMLRAEMLCKVEEVKREMESRLDSQRRHMVQKESQLKNDVEELKDQLSRVVCDMRALLGAERLRRQELAEAELEKRELLELLRDLQPTRSQHPVEQASSDQHQGAQQQTSGWELTRHQQREASLHASRLSLHSAQAINISGPPLSPQLGEGTRKGGTRSLTLDCIKRKSREVTVI; encoded by the exons ATGGAGACACACTCCCAAAG GATGGGCTATGATCTGGAGAGGtttgtgggctatgtgaatgaGGGtcttctgtgctgtgtgtgtcgaGACGTGTTGGAGCGCCCCCTCCAGGCGCCCTGCGAACATGCCTACTGCAGCGCCTGCATCAGCAGCTGGCTGGTCCATCATCACTCCTGTCCCGAGGACAGACTCCCACTGGATTTGGGCAGTCTCAAACCACTGTACAG GTACATGCGTAATGACCTGAACCGCCTGCAGATACGTTGTGTGAATGCAGGGCAGGGTTGTGAGGTGGTCTGCTGCCTGGAGAACCTGCACACACATGAGGATGAGTGCGAGTTTGCCTTCATTTCCTGCTCTAACACAG GTTGTCCTGTGCAGGTAGAGAGGCGGGGTTTGGAGGCTCATCTGTCGGAATGTAACTTCCGCAGCAGGGAGTGTCCCAACGGCTGTGGCCACACCCTTCTCTCCATCGACCAATCACAGCATAACTGTGTAGCAGAGGAGCTGCGCACAGAAGTGGAGATGCTCAG GGCAGAGATGCTGTGTaaggtggaggaggtgaaacgAGAGATGGAGTCTCGGTTGGATTCACAGAGGAGACACATGGTGCAGAAAGAGTCGCAACTGAAGAACGACGTGGAGGAGCTCAAG GATCAGTTGTCCCGTGTGGTGTGTGACATGCGAGCCCTGTTAGGAGCAGAGCGTCTGAGAAGACAGGAGCTGGCAGAAGCAGAGCTGGAGAAGAGGGAGCTGTTGGAGCTCCTCAGAGATCTGCAGCCAACCAGGAGCCAGCATCCTGTCGAACAGGCATCCAGTGACCAGCATCAGGGAGCCCAGCAGCAAACATCTGGATGGGAGCTGACAAGACACCAGCAGAGGGAAGCATCTTTACACGCCTCCAGACTGTCACTACATTCAGCTCAGGCCATAAATATATCAGGACCACCTCTATCACCTCAGCTGGGAGAGGGGACGCGCAAGGGTGGTACCAGGAGCCTGACTCTAGACTGCATCAAGAGGAAGAGCCGGGAGGTGACGGTCATCTGA
- the rnf41l gene encoding RING finger protein 151 isoform X3 yields the protein MGYDLERFVGYVNEGLLCCVCRDVLERPLQAPCEHAYCSACISSWLVHHHSCPEDRLPLDLGSLKPLYRYMRNDLNRLQIRCVNAGQGCEVVCCLENLHTHEDECEFAFISCSNTGCPVQVERRGLEAHLSECNFRSRECPNGCGHTLLSIDQSQHNCVAEELRTEVEMLRAEMLCKVEEVKREMESRLDSQRRHMVQKESQLKNDVEELKDQLSRVVCDMRALLGAERLRRQELAEAELEKRELLELLRDLQPTRSQHPVEQASSDQHQGAQQQTSGWELTRHQQREASLHASRLSLHSAQAINISGPPLSPQLGEGTRKGGTRSLTLDCIKRKSREVTVI from the exons ATGGGCTATGATCTGGAGAGGtttgtgggctatgtgaatgaGGGtcttctgtgctgtgtgtgtcgaGACGTGTTGGAGCGCCCCCTCCAGGCGCCCTGCGAACATGCCTACTGCAGCGCCTGCATCAGCAGCTGGCTGGTCCATCATCACTCCTGTCCCGAGGACAGACTCCCACTGGATTTGGGCAGTCTCAAACCACTGTACAG GTACATGCGTAATGACCTGAACCGCCTGCAGATACGTTGTGTGAATGCAGGGCAGGGTTGTGAGGTGGTCTGCTGCCTGGAGAACCTGCACACACATGAGGATGAGTGCGAGTTTGCCTTCATTTCCTGCTCTAACACAG GTTGTCCTGTGCAGGTAGAGAGGCGGGGTTTGGAGGCTCATCTGTCGGAATGTAACTTCCGCAGCAGGGAGTGTCCCAACGGCTGTGGCCACACCCTTCTCTCCATCGACCAATCACAGCATAACTGTGTAGCAGAGGAGCTGCGCACAGAAGTGGAGATGCTCAG GGCAGAGATGCTGTGTaaggtggaggaggtgaaacgAGAGATGGAGTCTCGGTTGGATTCACAGAGGAGACACATGGTGCAGAAAGAGTCGCAACTGAAGAACGACGTGGAGGAGCTCAAG GATCAGTTGTCCCGTGTGGTGTGTGACATGCGAGCCCTGTTAGGAGCAGAGCGTCTGAGAAGACAGGAGCTGGCAGAAGCAGAGCTGGAGAAGAGGGAGCTGTTGGAGCTCCTCAGAGATCTGCAGCCAACCAGGAGCCAGCATCCTGTCGAACAGGCATCCAGTGACCAGCATCAGGGAGCCCAGCAGCAAACATCTGGATGGGAGCTGACAAGACACCAGCAGAGGGAAGCATCTTTACACGCCTCCAGACTGTCACTACATTCAGCTCAGGCCATAAATATATCAGGACCACCTCTATCACCTCAGCTGGGAGAGGGGACGCGCAAGGGTGGTACCAGGAGCCTGACTCTAGACTGCATCAAGAGGAAGAGCCGGGAGGTGACGGTCATCTGA